From the genome of Synergistaceae bacterium:
GGAAATTTCTTTCATTTTCGCCTTGATGACGGAATGCCCCGACTTCCAGTAAAGAACTTTGCCGCCCAGGCGCTCGATTTCCTCCGGAAGCGCCATGGAGCATTTGGGCTCCACAATGGCCTCCGCGCCGGGGTGCTTTTTCAGGATCTCGGCCCAGTAAAGCGCCATCAGTCGATCTCCAAAGACCACCTCTCCCCTTTCGTCCACAACGCCGATCCGGTCGGCGTCGCCGTCGAAGGCAAATCCTGCGTCCGCTTTTATCTCCCGAACCTTCGCTACCAGGTCGATCAGGTTTTCCCGTTTCTGAGGGTCGGGATGGTGATTGGGGAAATGTCCGTCCGGAACGCCGTAAAGCGAAACGCACTCGCACCCCAGCCCGCTGATCAGTCGGCATATCAGCGGGCCCGCCGTTCCGTTGCCGCTGTCGCAGACGACCTTCAGCCGGCGTTTGCCCAGGGTGATTTTGGAGAGCAGCATCGCAATATACGCGTCGGTGATGTCTTCATATTCTATTTTTCCAGGCTTGGATCCTGCCGTAAACTGTCCTTTTTGGGCGATTCGGCGAATTTCCTGAATGTCGTCTCCCCACAGCGTCATTTTTTCGAAGGCGAGTTTCAGACCGTTCATGTTCGAAGGGTTGTGACTGCCCGTGACCATGACGCCTCCGTTCAGGTTCAGGTGATAGAGACTCCAGTACAGCATGGGCGTCGTCACAACTCCGACGTCGCAGACGTCGATGCCCGTCGAGGTTATTCCCCTGGCGGCCGCCTGACGGATTCGTCCGGTGGAAAGACGAACGTCGCCTCCCAGAGCGACGCGGGTCACTCCCCTGCCGGAAAGCCATGTTCCGTAACTTTTGCCGATGTTTTCCACCACTTCATCCGTCAAATCGCGGTCTGCCACGCCGCGTATATCGTATTCTCTGAAAATATCCGGCGAAATTTGCATTTCTGTCCGCCTCCATTGAGTGTTCCACAGAATGTTCTTTAATCTAATGTTCTTTATCTATTGTACCTTAAGAGAGAAGGTGAAGCTCTCCCCTTTTTCTTCAATCTTCTTTTCCTTCAATTTCCTTTTTCTTCAATAACGGCAGCGATGCCAAATGCCGGATGACAAAATGTCCTATAATATAATAATTGCGTTATCTTTTTTTGTTTTTGTTCATCTTCCAGACCATCAGCATGCTCATTATGATGGCGGCGCAGAAACCCGCGGATGCGCCGAAAACGGCGAAAATTGCCCCCTCCTCTGTCCAGGGCAGTCTCAGGCCCGCGATCAGAAGGGCGACAAAGGCGAAAAGTATTGACAGGAGAATGAGATATTTAAATTCTTTGCGCATGTCCGCCCTCGCTTTTCAGGATGGCGTCGTCCGCCATAAAAAGCCCGGACTGGGAATTGTCCGGGCTGCGATACAAATATTGCGTACAGGGGTCGGGGCCGGCATCAGACCGAGGCCACGGCCAGGCGTTCGGAGATTTTATTGGAAAGGGTCTGCACTTCCTGAGCCTGAGCGTCGTAACCGCTTCGCCCCATAAGCCCGTAGGTGTAGTTTTTCCCCTGCTCCACTCCGGGCTGGTCGAAGGCGTTGACCTCCATCAGATACCCCGTCATGGCCGTCACGTATTCGTAGAACTGGATCAGGCCGCCCAAATGCCAGGCGTCGAGAACGGGAAGCGTCAGCGTAACCACGGGACGGGACATCTTCGCCAGGGTTGCGGCCGTGGCAAAAGCCTCGTAATTCCGCAGGTCGTCCATGGACTTTCCGTAGAGATAAGAAAGTTTTTCGAAAGCCTTTTCCGGAGCGGCCGGCAGAGCGATGTCCTTTTGTCCCTGCTTCACCGTCAGGATCGTATAAAATTTGTCGTCAGGCCCGGAGGAATAAAGCTGAATCTGCGAGTGCTGATCGATGGTTCCCAGCGCGCGGACGGGCGTGGATCCCTGTCCGTCCTTGCCCAGGGACTCCCCCCAAAGCTGCGCGAACCACTCTCCGAAACGCTCCATGGAATCGGAATAGGACATGAGGACGTTGACGTTCCGGTTTTTCTTCGTGTGCAGCCAGTTGAGTCCGGCGAGAATCCAGGCGGGATTGGCGGGAACGGAAGAGGTTTTTGCGAGAAAATCATCCATGGCCCCCGCGCCGGCCAAAAGAGCCTTGCAGTCTATCCCCAGCGCCCAGCTGGAAAGGAGTCCCACGCAGGACAGAACCGAGAAGCGCCCTCCCACGTCCTCCGGAAGGATGAGGCTTTTACAGCCGGTTTCATCCACAAAGGGACGCAGAATGCCCTTTTCCTTGTCCGTCACGACGATGACCCGTTCCCGGGCCCCCGCCTCTCCCAGCGTGTCCCTCAGTTTTTCCCAGAAGAAGAGAAAGTTCGCCGCCGTCTCCGCGGTGCTGCCCGATTTGCTGACGACGATCACCGCGGTGTTTCGCGGATCGATCAGATCCCAGATCGCCCGATTGTCCAGAGGATCCACGTTGTCGGACATAAAAAAACGGGGCGCGTTGCGCTTCGCGTTCGGGAGTTCGTTCCAGTACGGAGGCAAAAGCGCGTTGTGCAGCATCAGGTTCCCCAGGGCGGAGCCCCCGATTCCCACCTGCACGATGGATTCGCGGGTCGCCAGCCATCGCGCCAGCGTCTGTATGTCGTCCACGTTGCGCTTCGGCAGTTCCATCCAACCGAAGCCCTCCTGTCCCTCGGCGGCGTTTTTGCGAAGCCAGGCGTCTCCCTCCTTGAATTTCGGCGCGAGTCCTTCCAGTTCGGAAAAGGCTACGGCACGCTCACCTCCCGGAAAGGCCGACCCAAAGGCCAGAGATAAAAGCGTTTTTTCATTCATTAAAATCCCTCCCCCATCCGATTTTTCTTGTATCCACTCAGGTCCGGGCGCGTCATTTTCGCCATTCTGCCATTTTTTCCCGTCGCTTTTGACAGATAATATCATATGCAGAACGGATGGCAATCCTCAATAGTATGATATTGTATTGTTGGCAGTATTTATAAAGTATTTTAAATCAAAAGAAGGAGTTGGTTCAGAAATGGCAGCAACTGTCGTCGGCGATTCCGTCGCGCCGGCCCTCGGGGAAAGGGAACTTGCCGCAAGGCTGGGGCCGATCGTCGAACTATACAGGGGGAAACAGGGAGTCGCCATCCCGTTGCTGGCGGATATACAGAAGGAAATGGGGTACGTGGCACGGGAGGCCGTGGAATACGCGGGAAAGGAACTTTCAATTCCCGCCGCGGAACTCTTCGGCGTCGCCACGTTCTACGCGATGTTCCGTTTCCAGCCTCAGGGGAAGTACGTCGTGCGTCTGTGCAGGGGAACGGCCTGTCACGTTCAGGGTTCCGCCAGGGTTCAGGAACAGCTGGAACGAACGCTGGAGATTCACGACGGAGAAACGACGAAGGATCTGATGTTTACGCTTCAGTGCGTGGCGTGCCTTGGATGCTGCAGTCTGGCGCCGGTCATGATGGTCAACGACGATGTTCACGGCCGCCTGACGCCGGAAAAGGCGATTCAGATTTTGGGGGACCTTCGAAATGAGCAGTAAGATGACTGTAACGATTGGACTGGCGAGCTGCGGCATCGCCGCGGGCGCGCTTCCCGTGGCGCAGGAACTGGAAAGACTTCTTGTCGGACGGGATGACGTGGAGATCAAAAAGGTCGGATGCATTGGTTGCTGCTATATGGAGCCGCTGATTGGCGTCATTCGCGAGGGAAAAACGTGGACGTACGGACGAGTTGACCTGAAGACGCTCCATCGCATCGTCGAAGAGCATTTGAATGAAGGTCGCATCGTGGAGGACCACCTGATTCTGACGGAGGGAGTGGAGGACGAGAGCCGACGCAGGGCCGCCGAGAATCCGCGCATGGAGAAGCAGGTGCGCATCGTCCTCCGGAACAGCGGCCTCATCGATCCCAAAAACATTCATGAGTACCTCGCCCGGGACGGTTACCGGGGACTGACGAAAGCCGTTCGCGAAATGACGCGGGACGACGTGATCAAAGAAGTGCTGGACAGCGGCCTGAGAGGACGCGGCGGCGCGGGATTCCCCACAGGGATGAAGTGGCGTTTCGCCCGGGATGCAAAAGGGGACCTGCCCAACGCGAAGAACCCCAACGGCACGGACAAGTATCTGGTCTGCAACGCGGACGAAGGGGACCCGGGGGCCTTTATGGACCGTTCCGTCCTGGAAAGCGATCCCCACAGCGTCATTGAGGGAATGGCGATCGGAGCCTACGCTGTGGGCGCTTCTCATGGCGTCATCTACTGCCGCGCGGAGTACCCCATGGCCATCGAACACATCGGCATCGCGCTGAAGCAGGCCCGAGAGCACGGTTTTCTCGGGGAAAAAATTCTGGGGGACGAAAATTTCAGCTTCGACATCTACGTCAAGGAGGGCGCCGGAGCGTTTGTCTGCGGCGAAGAAACGGCACTGATCGCCTCCATCGAGGGGCAGCGCGGGATGCCCCGTCCACGGCCGCCTTTTCCGGCCAACAGCGGGATCTGGAAGAAACCCACCAACATCAACAACGTCGAAACCTGGGCCAATGTTCCCTGGATTCTGACCCACGGAGCCTCCGCTTTCAGCGTTTACGGGCATGGCCGCAGCAAGGGAACGAAGGTCTTCGCCCTGGCCGGCAAGATCAAAAAGGGCGGACTGGCCGAAGTCCCCATGGGCATGTCCCTGCGGGAGGTCATCTACGACATTGCCGGGGGTATCGAAAACGACAAAAAATTCAAGGCCGTTCAGCTCGGCGGGCCCTCAGGAGGCTGTGTGCCGGAAGAACTGCTGGACACGCCGGTGGATTACGAGTCCATCAACGCCACGGGGGCGATCATGGGCTCCGGCGGAATGGTCGTCATGGACGAGGACACCTGCGTCGTGGACGTGGCGCGTTTCTTCCTGTCCTTCGTGCAGAAGGAGTCCTGCGGAAAATGCCCCTTCTGCCGGATAGGCACCCGAAGAATGCTGGAGATTCTGGAACGCATCACCCGGGGCGAAGGCGCGCTGGAGGATCTGGATCTTCTCTCCTCTCTGGCGGAGCAAATCCGGGACGGTTCCCTCTGCGGACTGGGTCAGACCGCGCCCAACCCCGTTCTGACCACACTGAAATACTTTCGCGACGAATACGTCGCCCATATCGTCGATAAAAAATGTCCGGCGAAGGTCTGCGCGCCTCTCATCCATTACGTCGTCGACGAAAGCAAATGCGTCGGCTGCACGCGCTGCGCGAAGGACTGCCCGGTGAAGGCGATATCCGGCGGATTGAAAAAACCGCATCATATCGATGACGAAACCTGCGTCCGTTGCGGCCTCTGTAAAAAAACCTGTCCGATTTCCTGCATCGCGGTCGCATAAGGGAGGATTTTCAGTCATGAACAACATTGCAAATAAAACCGCAAACAAAACCGAAAGAACCGTGAAGGTCACCATCGACGGCAGAGACGTTCACGGATACCCCGGGCAGAAGGTACTGGACCTCTGTGCCGAGATCGGAATTGAAATTCCGACGCTCTGTTACGATCCCCATCTCTCCGTCCACGGCGGCTGTTCCGTCTGCCTGGTGGAGATCGAGGGAGCGAAAGCCCTGATGCGCGCCTGCACCAACGCCATTTCTCCCAATATGGTGATCCGCACGAATACGAAGCGCGTTGCCTCCGCTCGCCGGCTGGCCCTCGAACTGATGCTTTCCGACCACGTGGGAGACTGCCGTCCTCCCTGCAACCTGATCTGCCCCGCTCAGGGAAAGGTCCAGACCTACATCAATCTGACGGCGCAGGGCAAGTATCGCGAGGCCCTGGATGAACTGCACGACCATGTTACGATGCCCGGCTGCATCGGCCGGGTCTGCCCCGCTCCGTGCCAGACGAAATGCCGCAGAAACTTCGTGGATGAGACCGTTTCCATTCGCGAGATCAAGCGGTTCGTGGCGGACTGGGGGATGGAGCGCAGCCTCGGGGACGTTCCGAAAATTGTGGAGAACGGTAAAAAAATCGTCGTGATCGGCGCTGGTCCCGCCGGGCTTTCCTGCGCGTACTTTGCGCGCCGGATGGGGTACGGCGTAACGATCTGCGAGCGCCAGAGCCGCCTGGGAGGCATGATGCGCTATGGCATTCCGGATTACCGCCTGCCTCCGGAGGTGGTGGACGAGGAAGCGCAGTGGATTCTCGATCATGGAATCACGGTCAAAACCGGAGTCGCTCTGGGAAAGGACATATCTTTGGAGGACCTGCGCGGCGAGTACGATGCCGTCGTCCTGGCCATGGGCTGCTGGAAGTCCTCCTCCATGCGGGTTGAGGGCGAAAAACTGGCCGGCGTCGTCGGAGGGATCAATTTTCTCTACACGGTCAACACTCACAATCCCATGAAAATCGGCAAACGAGTGGCCGTGGTTGGCGGCGGCAACACCGCCATGGACGCCTGCCGCAGCGCCCGCCGGCTTGGCGCGGAAAAAGTTTACGTCGTCTATCGCCGAACCCGGGAGGAGATGCCCGCCGAAGACGTCGAGATTCGCGAGGCCATGGAGGAAGGAGTGGAGTTTGTTTACCTGGCCGCTCCGAAAGCCATTCGCGGCAGCGGGAAGGTGGAAACTCTGCTCTGTGAGCGCATGAAGCTGGGAGAACCCGATGCCTCCGGGCGGCGCAGCCCTGTCCCCACCGGCGAGGAGTTCTCCATTGATGTGGACAGCGTCATCGCCGCCACGGGCCAGACCGTGGACTTCGCCGACGTGCCTCCGGAGCTTCACGACGGACGCCGTATGAAGGTGGATGAAAATTACGCCACTCCCCTTCCCGGTGTTTTCGTCTGCGGCGACCAGCAGACGGGGGCAAAAATTGCCATTGAGGCCATCGGCAACGGGCACTGGTGCGCGGAATCGGTGGATCATTACTTCAGATACGGAGCGCCCAAAAAACCCTTTGTTTTTGACGTGACCAACGACAAACTGGGACCGAAGGACTTTACTCACATCGAAAGAATCGAGCGCCGCCATCCCAGGGAGGATTCCCTGGAGGCCCGCCTGAAAAATCCTGACGTGGAGTACATCCACGCCTATACGGAAGAGGAAGTTCTGCGTGAAGCGAAGCGCTGTATGGAATGTGGATGCCCCGACGTCCACGAGTGCAAACTGAGAGAATACGCCATAGATTACGAAGTTCACCCGGAGCGGGTGGCCGGAGCTCACGTCTCGAAGCAGGAAGTCGTCAACCGCTTCTACGTCCGCAACATGGACAAATGCATTTTGTGCGGGCGATGCGTCCGGGTCTGCGACGAAATTGCCGGAGTTCACGCCATCGATTTCGTGAAACGGGGTTTCGATTCGATCATGTCTGCCCAGTTCTACAGAGAAATGGAGGAGTCCGAATGCACATTCTGCGGTCTCTGTTCCCAGCTCTGTCCGGTGGGAGCCCTGATGGAACGACGTGTGGAGCGTCTGCCCCACCAGAGTCCCCTGATCCTGAAAAAGACCACCTGTTCCCGCTGTCCTCTGGGGTGTGAACTGGTGCTGAACATGGACACGGAGCGCAGCCGTCTCGCCCGCGTCACCACGGACATGGATTCTCTCGCCTCGCCGAACGGAGGTCTGACCTGTTTGCGCGGTCGTTATCGCCTGCAGGATACGACTCGCGCGCGTCTGGAGGAACCGGCGATGGACGGAAAAACGGTCGAATGGGACAGCGCCGTCGCAAGGCTCTCCGAGATTTTTTCTCTGGAGAACGTGACGTTTTTCCTCGGAACGTCCCTGACGGATCAGGAGATTGCCGCGGTGAAGTCGGCGGTACGCGAAGGAACCGCCGTTGCCGCGAAGGAGTTCCGTCCCGCCGCGGTGTCGGCCCTTCTGGAATCTTTCGAAATCGATACGCCGAAGGGGAAAGTGAAACCGGAGGTCGCCGGACTGGTCCAAAAGATGACCCTGCTGGCGAAAGCCGGGGAGTTTGGAAGGGATCTGTCCGGATTCGCGGAAAATCTGAAAGAGCTGTCCCGACTGAGCGGAAACATTCGCGGGCTGTTGGATGCCGGCCTTGTCACCCATGAACCGGCGACAGCGGCGGATGCGGTCAGGAAAGGCAAAACCGGCGCCGTGATTTTCGTCGACTGCGCGCCGAAGGATTTCGGCCTTTCAGAGGAAGATCTGAAGAACGTGACGAAAGTTTTGCTGAACTCCGGAACCTCCGGGGGCAATTTTGACCTGGTTCTTCCCATTACCGACTGGGTGGAGCGCGAGGGAACCTGCACCGGAACCTTCAGCGGCGTGAAACTGGAGGTTCACATGGGTCCCCTTCCACCGCGGAATGCGAGGAGCCTCCGCTGGATTTTCGCTCAGGCCCTGCGCAAAACGGGAAAGGAAATCGCCTCCGCGGAAATGGCGCTTGCCTGATCGATACTTTCTTTCCCGTCCGGTTTTGAGTCTTTTAGACTCTGTATCGAAAACAAGTATTGAAAACAAGCATCGAAAACAAGCCCCCCGTCCTTCACCGGCAGGGGGCATTTTTATTAAGTTCATTCGGCGTCGCGTTCATTCTGGCGATGTAGGACAGCAGCCCCATCTCTTCGCCCTTTTCGTGAAAGCTGAACCCGATGTTGTCTCCCGAGTCGTCGGTACGTCCGCAGTCGTCCTCGCCGGAAATTTCATACCCGGCTTTTTCCATCGAAATCCTGAAACGCTGGAGGTTGAAGTTGTCGCCGCTGCACGTGGGGTACTCCTCCAAAAGACGCTTCATCGAGCGCCTCCCCTTTTCGAAGTAGAAATACGTGCCGATGGTCACGGCGTCTTTGGAAAAATACGGCTTCAGCTCGTTCAGCAAAAAAGTGTCGTGATAAAAGTTATGCTCGTTCACCGCGAAGAAATCGATGTTGACGTCCACGCAGCCGTTTTTGAGCGGCAGCTTCGTTCCGCTGTCGGCTATGTACAGAACGTCCAGCCCGACGTTTTGGCACTCGATAAGCTCCTTGTACATCGCGAGGGTCTCTGGATATTTGTCCACAACGATATATTTTCCGTCCCTGTGCAGGTCGCCCAGGTGGTTGTGCATGAAAAACCACGCGTTCACGTAGGTTTCCATTACGACTTTTCCCGCGGGACCTGCCGCCTTCAGACGGTTTGTCATCCGGTTGTACGCGCGCTCGAAAAGGGTTATGAGATGGGGCGGCAGGTTTTTATACATGTCCCTGTTCAGGTCCGGCGTGTCGTATACGTCCACGTTCCTGTTCGGCGTCAGTAAAATTCCATTCTCGATCGAGGCGGAGTATCCGCAAAGACATTTCAAAGCGCCGCTGTATATGTGCCTCACGCTCATGTCGGCGGAGAAAATTTCCGGCTCGCGCCCGCAGGACGGACAGCGTATCAGGCCCAGCATACTCAGCGGAACCCCGAGAGTGATGCCCTCGCGCCGCGCGTTCTCGTTCAAAGTGGAAATTTTCCGGCCAAGTTCCCCAACAATGGCGGAGAGTTCATCCCTCCGCTGAACCAGCGCGTCCCTTTGCGCCGTAAAAAAACGCTTCAAATCCATAATATCCTGGCTCGAAGCCATCTTTGAGACGCGGTGAAGCGACAAAATGCGATGGATGTCGCCGAGAGAGAACTCCAGCTTTTTCAGTTCGAGGATCATCTCCAGGTCTGCGAGGGTTTTTTCGTCGAAATCCTGCTGTCCTCCATGCTTTGGCGGAACCAGGAGCCCGTAGTTTATATAGAAATAAATGGTGTCCCTGGAAATTCCGTACTTTTCAGACACAGCCCCTATTTTCACGTTCATCTCTCCCTCGGGCCTTCAGCGCAAAAAACTGGAGTCCACTCAATGTTTTGTGAAAAATCACAGGAAAAGCCCCGTTGACCTGGAGCTGGGTTTTCAATATAGCATTTTCTCACGCAAAAAAAATTTTTCCAAAAATCTCAGCATCAGGGAGGCCATGCACATGGAATACTTGAAAAAACCTTGCGGAATACCCGAGACGGAGACGGCGAAACTTCGAGAGACGGTAGCCGGAATAATCAAAGATGTTCGGGAGAACGGCGACGAGGCGGTGTCTCGCTGCAATCTCAAATTCGACGGCTGCGTCCGTTCGTCCGCGCGGGTCTCGCCGTCTGAAATCGCCGGCGCTTACGCTCAAATTTCGGAAGGTGAACTGGCGGACATACGCGAGGCCGCAGCGAACATCCGCCGCTTTGCTGAGGCGCAGCGCGATACGATTAAAGAGCTGCCGTCCTTCAGCCCCTTTCCCGGACTGATCCTGGGGCACAGAAATATCCCCGTCGATTCGTGCTGCTGCTACGTTCCCGGCGGCAATTACCCTCTCTACTCCACAGCGCTGATGCTTGCCATTCCGGCAAAAATGGCCGGAGTTGGCCGTGTAACCGCGTGCTCGCCGGTGATGAAAGGGACCGAAAACATTCATCCCAAAACTCTCGCCGCGATGGACGCGGCCGGCGTGGACGAAATATACGCGGTCGGCGGGGCGCAGGCGATAGCGGCCTTCTCGTACGGAACCGCGGAAATTTCCCCGGTGGACCTCATTGTGGGACCTGGCAACATTTACGTGACCGAAGCCAAACGCCAGTGCTTCGGGCAGGTGGGTATAGATTTTGTCGCGGGCCCCAGCGAGGTTCTGATAATCGCCGACGGCACGGCCGACCCGAAATTTATCGCGGCGGATTTACTGGCGCAGAGCGAGCATGACCGGGCGGCAAAGGGAATACTGGTCGCCATCGACCCGCAAATCGGTTCGGCCGTCGTCGAAGAGGTGGAACGACAGCTCCGCGGGCTCGACACGGAAGAAATCGCCCGAGCGTCCTGGGAAGCCAACGGCGAGGTGATCCTGGCGGGCGGAATCCACGAGGCGATATCCATCGCAAATGAACGCGCGCCGGAGCATCTGGAGCTTCAAACCTCCGACGACGAGTCGATCGTCCCCGCCCTGCGCAACTACGGCTCGCTCTTTATCGGGAAATACGCCGCCGAAGTTTTTGGAGACTACGCCTCCGGAACGAACCACACTCTGCCCACCGTACGGGCCGCGCGCTACACCGGCGGAATTTGGGTCGGAACTTTCATGAAAACCTGCACCCATCAGTCGATGACCGCCGATGCGATAAAATCTTTGGCCCCGCTGGTGTCGCGAATGGCCCACGGCGAGGGTTTGACCGCCCACGCCCGCGCCGCGGAAATACGAATGAATTCTCTGCAGGATTAGGATTTCGAGCTGATTTTTTATTCCCGCGCGGCAACCTGCCGCGAATCCCAATCCTGAATTGAATGATCCGGAACTGGAATAAGGGAGGTTGTGAAGATGACGGACACGAAGAAGAGTACAATCGGCGTTTTGAAACGTTCGTTCGGCATGAGAGAAGCGGTGACGATAACGGTCGGCACCGTCGTTGGAGTGGGTCTTTTTACAGTGGGAGCGAACACAGTGGGAATGATGGGAGCGCCTGTGATTTTTGCGACACTGGCGGCTCTCGCCGTAAGCGTTTATCCGGCGCTTTTGTACGCCGAAATGGGCGCGGCCCTTCCATATGCGGGAGGCACCTACAAATACGCTTCGCTCGGTTTGAACAGGCCGATGGGAATGCTCGCCGGGTGGAATTTCATAATTTCGCTGATTGCCGTGACGAGCGGAGAATCGTTCGCTTTCAGCTTTTACTTAAAAACCGCGCTCCGCGTGGCGGGCGTGGAATTGCCCGTGAGCGACATGGTTCTGGCCTGTATTGTCATAGCCGTGTTCATCGTCACGAATATTCTGGGAGTCGAGATGACCGGAAAACTTCAGAACGGTTTCATGTTCTTCTTCTGGGGAGTCGCTCTGATATGGTTCGTGATGATGTTTCCGAATATAAAGCCCGGATATTTCGCGGTGATTCCAGATTTTGCCGATTTTTCCCCCGGAGGGTTCATCGCGTCGACCGCGCTCATATGGTGGTGCTTCGCCGGTTTCGAGACCTGCTGTGCGATGGGCGAAGAGATAAAATATCCCTCCATCAACATACCGAGAGCTCTTTTTCTGTCGCCTTTTATCGTATTCGCGGTGAATGCGATTTTTCAGTGGTTTCTGATAGGAATTGTGCCCCCGGAACAGCTTGCGTCCATCGCGACGGCGGCCGCGCCTTACGCGGATGCCATGACGGCGGCCGGCATTCTCGGTTTTCCCCTGCTTATGCTGGCGGTCGGCATCGCCTTCGGAGGAGATTTTTCCACGCTTAACGCCAGTATCGCGGTGCCGCCCCGATATCTTTTCACCATGGCGCGAGATGGTGTGATGCCGAAAATTTTCGCGAAAGTCCATCCGAAGTACAAGACTCCCTATATCGCGATACTCGCTCTGGGAATCCTCTCAATTCTTTTAAACGCGACAGATTCGATAGTTTACATTGCGTCGCTGAGTCTGTTCGCCGACCTGTTTTACTACGTCATAGGCATAGCCGCGTCGTTCGGCCTTCGCCGTAAAAAACCGGACCTCAAAAGACCCTACAAAGCGCCGTTCATTGCAATCGGCGCCCCGGTCAGCGCGGCAATATACCTCGTGATGATGACGCAGCTGGAAGCCAGCGCTTTCTGGTCCGGCATAATCTGGTGCGCTCTTGGGCTGGTGATATATTTCTTCTGCTCAAAGCGCTATGGAGCGAAGAGTGACGCCGAAACCGAAAGGGAAATAACGGCGGAGGATTCACCCACGGAGAACGAACGGCGCGCCATGGA
Proteins encoded in this window:
- a CDS encoding MerR family transcriptional regulator gives rise to the protein MKIGAVSEKYGISRDTIYFYINYGLLVPPKHGGQQDFDEKTLADLEMILELKKLEFSLGDIHRILSLHRVSKMASSQDIMDLKRFFTAQRDALVQRRDELSAIVGELGRKISTLNENARREGITLGVPLSMLGLIRCPSCGREPEIFSADMSVRHIYSGALKCLCGYSASIENGILLTPNRNVDVYDTPDLNRDMYKNLPPHLITLFERAYNRMTNRLKAAGPAGKVVMETYVNAWFFMHNHLGDLHRDGKYIVVDKYPETLAMYKELIECQNVGLDVLYIADSGTKLPLKNGCVDVNIDFFAVNEHNFYHDTFLLNELKPYFSKDAVTIGTYFYFEKGRRSMKRLLEEYPTCSGDNFNLQRFRISMEKAGYEISGEDDCGRTDDSGDNIGFSFHEKGEEMGLLSYIARMNATPNELNKNAPCR
- the hisD gene encoding histidinol dehydrogenase; its protein translation is MEYLKKPCGIPETETAKLRETVAGIIKDVRENGDEAVSRCNLKFDGCVRSSARVSPSEIAGAYAQISEGELADIREAAANIRRFAEAQRDTIKELPSFSPFPGLILGHRNIPVDSCCCYVPGGNYPLYSTALMLAIPAKMAGVGRVTACSPVMKGTENIHPKTLAAMDAAGVDEIYAVGGAQAIAAFSYGTAEISPVDLIVGPGNIYVTEAKRQCFGQVGIDFVAGPSEVLIIADGTADPKFIAADLLAQSEHDRAAKGILVAIDPQIGSAVVEEVERQLRGLDTEEIARASWEANGEVILAGGIHEAISIANERAPEHLELQTSDDESIVPALRNYGSLFIGKYAAEVFGDYASGTNHTLPTVRAARYTGGIWVGTFMKTCTHQSMTADAIKSLAPLVSRMAHGEGLTAHARAAEIRMNSLQD
- a CDS encoding amino acid permease, translating into MTDTKKSTIGVLKRSFGMREAVTITVGTVVGVGLFTVGANTVGMMGAPVIFATLAALAVSVYPALLYAEMGAALPYAGGTYKYASLGLNRPMGMLAGWNFIISLIAVTSGESFAFSFYLKTALRVAGVELPVSDMVLACIVIAVFIVTNILGVEMTGKLQNGFMFFFWGVALIWFVMMFPNIKPGYFAVIPDFADFSPGGFIASTALIWWCFAGFETCCAMGEEIKYPSINIPRALFLSPFIVFAVNAIFQWFLIGIVPPEQLASIATAAAPYADAMTAAGILGFPLLMLAVGIAFGGDFSTLNASIAVPPRYLFTMARDGVMPKIFAKVHPKYKTPYIAILALGILSILLNATDSIVYIASLSLFADLFYYVIGIAASFGLRRKKPDLKRPYKAPFIAIGAPVSAAIYLVMMTQLEASAFWSGIIWCALGLVIYFFCSKRYGAKSDAETEREITAEDSPTENERRAMDREFKIWRNIVAVAVAAALALYILPLIKTLS